In Streptomyces sp. DG2A-72, one genomic interval encodes:
- a CDS encoding WhiB family transcriptional regulator, whose protein sequence is MRTITTNDTARPPLRGIADHSWHARGLCYGMPAEDADELFFHAPRSHEAIAEAKSICGRCPVKKDCFNYALDNEIRHGMWGGLTEAERRPWHARVSKRLDYSRVLAAFQGRDVHLSEAEREAVVRHAYARGWTVERLAYTLRLELEWAKDLMRQAAHDVTDRDRYWGLYDEETDAADEQHPQSEGEDGDEPEVTTSPVPRQVHTTALITALGKAA, encoded by the coding sequence TTGCGCACCATCACCACGAACGACACCGCCCGTCCGCCCCTGCGCGGGATCGCCGACCACAGCTGGCACGCCCGGGGCCTGTGCTACGGCATGCCCGCCGAGGACGCCGACGAGCTGTTCTTCCACGCTCCTCGCAGCCACGAGGCCATCGCCGAGGCCAAGTCCATCTGCGGCCGGTGCCCGGTCAAGAAGGACTGCTTCAACTACGCCCTCGACAACGAGATCCGCCACGGCATGTGGGGCGGACTGACCGAGGCAGAGCGCCGTCCCTGGCACGCCCGGGTCAGCAAGCGCCTGGATTACAGCCGCGTACTTGCCGCCTTCCAGGGGCGCGACGTGCACCTCAGCGAAGCCGAGCGCGAGGCAGTGGTCCGTCACGCCTACGCCCGCGGATGGACGGTCGAGCGCCTCGCCTACACGCTCCGACTCGAACTCGAATGGGCCAAGGACCTGATGCGACAGGCCGCCCACGACGTCACGGACCGCGACCGCTACTGGGGCCTGTACGACGAGGAGACCGACGCCGCCGACGAACAGCACCCCCAGAGCGAGGGTGAAGACGGCGACGAACCTGAGGTGACCACCTCACCCGTGCCCCGCCAGGTGCACACCACTGCCCTGATCACCGCGCTCGGAAAGGCCGCATGA
- a CDS encoding reverse transcriptase/maturase family protein codes for MQSAETVLGVLRERGRRGLPCNELYRQLFNPQLYLLAYGRLYSNKGAMTPGVTGETVDGMSLGKIEHVIDALRDERYRWSPARRVYIPKGRGSTKLRPLGLPPWSDKLVSEVVRLLLEAYYEPTFSDSSHGFRPRRGCHTALRDVAKTWTGTTWFVEGDIAQCFDRLDHSVMLRILGEKIHDNRFLRLVRNMLKAGYMEDWTWNATHSGSPQGGVVSPILSNIYLHKLDEFIEKVLVPEYTRGRVRKPNRAFKRMWEAMASARRRGDHARVKELRKQLHSMPSIDTQDPGYRRLRYVRYADDTLLGFAGPKAEAEEIKRSLAQFLHDELKLELSPEKTLITHARTGAARFLGYDITVLHNDRKISGRRRSVNGTIGLRVPRSVVSAKQAQYKERGKPARRPELLNHDDHEIISTYGSEYRGIVQYYLMAGDVFRLARLQWVMETSMLMTLANKHRSSVSKMARRYAATTETPFGPRKCFEARVERTGRKPLVGRFGGIPLRQNKKTVMTDRRLAPVTIKRKELVTRLLAGRCEACGRVDEVEVHHVAKLADLGRSGHRPPWADLMAARHRKTLVVCGSCHADIHGTRPVPALTE; via the coding sequence ATGCAGAGCGCCGAAACGGTGCTGGGTGTCCTCCGCGAACGCGGCAGGCGTGGCCTGCCGTGCAATGAACTGTATCGACAGCTCTTCAATCCGCAGTTGTATCTGCTGGCCTACGGACGTCTGTACTCCAACAAGGGAGCGATGACGCCCGGGGTCACGGGGGAGACCGTGGACGGCATGTCGCTGGGCAAGATCGAGCACGTCATCGATGCGCTGCGCGATGAGCGGTATCGGTGGAGCCCAGCCAGGAGGGTCTACATCCCCAAGGGGAGGGGCAGCACGAAACTGCGGCCGCTCGGCCTGCCGCCGTGGTCGGACAAGCTCGTCAGTGAGGTCGTACGTCTGCTGCTTGAGGCGTACTACGAACCGACCTTCTCCGACTCCTCCCACGGCTTCCGTCCCCGCCGGGGCTGCCACACAGCATTACGTGATGTGGCGAAAACCTGGACGGGGACAACTTGGTTTGTCGAGGGTGACATTGCTCAGTGTTTCGACCGGCTTGACCACTCGGTCATGCTCCGAATCCTGGGCGAGAAGATCCACGACAATCGGTTCCTTCGGCTGGTGCGCAACATGCTCAAGGCCGGATACATGGAGGACTGGACCTGGAACGCCACACACAGCGGGAGCCCGCAAGGTGGGGTCGTTTCTCCAATCCTGTCCAACATTTACCTGCACAAGTTGGATGAGTTCATCGAGAAGGTTCTCGTCCCGGAATACACCCGAGGAAGAGTCAGGAAACCGAACCGTGCTTTCAAGCGCATGTGGGAGGCTATGGCAAGCGCCCGGAGGCGTGGAGACCATGCCAGGGTGAAGGAGCTGCGCAAGCAACTCCACAGCATGCCCAGCATAGATACCCAGGATCCTGGCTATCGGAGGCTGAGGTATGTGCGCTATGCCGATGACACCTTGCTTGGGTTCGCCGGACCAAAGGCAGAAGCCGAGGAAATCAAGAGGAGCCTGGCGCAATTCCTGCACGACGAGCTCAAGCTGGAGTTGTCGCCGGAGAAGACGCTCATCACACACGCCCGAACAGGGGCGGCGAGGTTCCTCGGTTACGACATCACCGTGCTGCACAACGACCGCAAGATCTCTGGCAGGCGGCGCTCTGTCAATGGGACTATCGGTCTGCGTGTCCCTCGTTCGGTGGTATCTGCCAAGCAAGCCCAGTACAAGGAGCGCGGCAAACCCGCGCGTCGGCCCGAGCTGCTGAACCACGATGACCACGAGATCATCAGCACCTACGGGTCGGAGTACCGCGGCATCGTCCAGTACTACCTGATGGCCGGCGACGTCTTCCGACTCGCCCGGCTGCAATGGGTCATGGAGACCTCGATGCTCATGACGCTCGCCAACAAGCACCGCTCGTCGGTGTCGAAGATGGCCCGCCGGTACGCGGCCACCACCGAGACACCGTTCGGGCCGCGTAAGTGCTTCGAGGCCCGCGTCGAACGCACCGGCAGGAAGCCACTGGTCGGACGGTTCGGCGGGATCCCGCTGCGACAGAACAAGAAGACGGTCATGACCGACCGTCGGCTGGCCCCGGTCACGATCAAACGCAAGGAGCTGGTCACCCGGCTTCTTGCTGGACGGTGCGAGGCATGCGGACGCGTCGACGAGGTGGAAGTCCATCACGTCGCCAAGCTCGCCGACCTCGGACGGTCCGGGCACCGGCCGCCGTGGGCAGATCTCATGGCCGCACGACACCGCAAAACCCTCGTGGTCTGCGGAAGTTGTCATGCGGACATCCACGGTACAAGACCTGTGCCAGCACTCACGGAGTAG
- the ltrA gene encoding group II intron reverse transcriptase/maturase — protein MNTDELEYVLLKAERRVLEIQTKLHRWASDDPHRRFDDLYNLVTNPGFLLVAWDRVRNNKGARTAGVDGETAYYIESVRGLEGFLAELREDLKARTFRPLPARRRAIPKAGGKVRYLGIATIRDRVAQASLKLVLEPIFEADFRPCSYGFRPNRRAHDAVAEVHHFASRSYEWVVEGDIKACFDEISHSALMDRVRGRVGDKRVLALVKAFLKAGVLDEDGTLVDTDAGTPQGSILSPLLSNVALSVLDEYIAQGPGGPGASPYGRAKRRRQGLPNYRLVRYADDWCLLVSGTKAHAEALREELAGVLSTMGLRLSREKTLITHIDEGLAFLGWRIQRHRKRGTGKRYVYVYPAKKALVTIMAKVKTVCRRSTNLSLEDLLRQLNRMLRGWTAYFKYGCSNATFSYLRAYLWKEIVRWQERKHRRVPWKVLRRRYGIWPAEGGMELFDPARVSAKRYYYRGTRIPIPWPSTA, from the coding sequence GTGAATACCGACGAGCTGGAATACGTCTTGCTCAAGGCGGAACGCCGGGTACTGGAGATCCAGACCAAGCTGCACCGTTGGGCCAGTGATGATCCTCATCGCAGGTTCGATGATCTGTACAACCTCGTCACCAACCCGGGCTTCCTGCTGGTCGCCTGGGATCGGGTGCGGAACAACAAGGGCGCACGCACGGCGGGAGTGGACGGCGAGACCGCCTACTACATCGAGTCCGTGCGCGGGCTGGAAGGGTTCCTTGCGGAACTGCGAGAGGATCTCAAGGCTCGCACCTTCCGGCCCCTCCCGGCGCGGCGCCGCGCGATTCCCAAGGCTGGCGGCAAGGTCCGCTATCTGGGGATCGCGACCATCCGCGACCGGGTGGCTCAGGCGTCCTTGAAGCTGGTGTTGGAGCCGATTTTCGAGGCGGATTTCCGCCCGTGTTCCTACGGGTTCCGTCCGAATCGCCGGGCTCACGACGCGGTGGCTGAGGTGCACCATTTCGCATCTCGCTCTTATGAGTGGGTGGTTGAGGGTGACATCAAAGCCTGCTTCGACGAGATCTCGCACTCCGCCCTTATGGACCGGGTGCGGGGGCGCGTCGGAGACAAACGCGTCCTGGCCTTGGTGAAGGCATTCCTGAAGGCGGGCGTCCTCGACGAGGACGGCACGCTGGTGGATACCGATGCCGGAACTCCGCAGGGGTCGATTCTTTCCCCGTTGCTGAGCAATGTGGCTCTCTCGGTTCTGGACGAGTACATCGCCCAAGGGCCGGGCGGGCCAGGAGCCAGCCCTTATGGGAGGGCCAAGCGGCGCCGCCAAGGTCTGCCCAACTACCGCCTCGTGCGGTATGCGGACGACTGGTGCCTGCTCGTTTCGGGCACCAAGGCGCACGCCGAAGCCCTGCGGGAAGAACTCGCCGGGGTCCTGTCCACGATGGGCCTGCGCCTGTCGCGGGAGAAGACCCTGATCACCCATATCGACGAGGGCCTTGCCTTCCTCGGATGGCGCATCCAGCGTCACCGGAAGCGAGGCACCGGCAAACGATACGTCTACGTCTATCCGGCCAAGAAGGCCCTGGTGACCATCATGGCCAAGGTGAAGACGGTCTGCCGGCGGAGCACGAACCTGTCGCTCGAAGACCTGCTGCGTCAGCTCAACCGGATGCTGCGGGGATGGACCGCGTACTTCAAGTACGGATGCTCGAACGCGACTTTCAGCTATCTGAGGGCCTACCTCTGGAAGGAGATCGTCAGATGGCAGGAGCGCAAGCACCGGCGTGTTCCCTGGAAGGTACTACGCCGACGCTACGGCATATGGCCCGCCGAGGGCGGGATGGAACTGTTCGATCCGGCAAGGGTGAGCGCCAAGCGCTACTACTACCGGGGAACACGTATCCCGATTCCTTGGCCGAGCACAGCATGA
- a CDS encoding DUF2637 domain-containing protein, whose protein sequence is MGATKTQRNLIVGGAALVTAVAMAASADTLATLGRAVGWGAVLAWSLPVSVDALALVAGLAWIAAGAGQSLGRVLTLTSVAVSVILNAVGHLASTGHLKTGPYLVIAVSAVPPVAAALAVHLGAKVNADRTRIPAETTVSAKTGPSAPRTSGTAAVPVERTIADHRLRTDSAGGPAHQSGPERAVQGHAGDQVGGQVRLQTADQPTEPVPADHDAEAQDQRTNPATDHADHPADQPTGPGPQETVHEERTSNTAGHAAADPARPADHERVDHAGGPADEAGHEVAAHGSTADQMQAQDHPQSTDHVLRTADQPTESAPADQDTEAPDQRTSPATDHADQPADLDEDDSSGGPQGTRTTHPDGSPSAAQSDPADQDDEIPWEVKVEVARKAALAEGRMTRRAIRPHLRRHNIKVSNELFAELQAHLYEDPTLAHLPRTPRKTR, encoded by the coding sequence GTGGGCGCCACCAAGACCCAGCGCAATCTGATCGTCGGCGGCGCCGCCCTGGTCACAGCCGTCGCCATGGCCGCCAGCGCCGACACCCTCGCCACCCTCGGACGCGCCGTGGGCTGGGGTGCCGTGCTCGCCTGGTCCCTCCCTGTGAGCGTCGACGCCCTGGCACTGGTCGCCGGCCTCGCCTGGATCGCGGCAGGCGCTGGCCAAAGCCTCGGCCGCGTGCTGACCCTCACGAGTGTTGCGGTGTCCGTCATCCTCAACGCTGTGGGCCATCTGGCGTCGACCGGACACCTCAAGACCGGCCCCTACCTGGTGATCGCCGTGTCAGCCGTGCCACCAGTCGCCGCCGCACTGGCCGTACACCTCGGTGCCAAGGTCAACGCGGACCGGACCCGGATTCCAGCCGAGACCACTGTGTCGGCCAAGACCGGTCCCAGCGCACCTCGTACCTCCGGCACCGCAGCCGTACCCGTGGAGCGGACCATCGCGGACCACCGACTTCGTACTGACAGCGCCGGCGGACCAGCGCACCAGTCTGGTCCGGAGCGCGCGGTCCAGGGCCATGCCGGGGACCAGGTGGGTGGACAGGTTCGCCTGCAGACCGCGGACCAGCCGACGGAACCCGTCCCGGCGGACCACGACGCTGAGGCTCAAGACCAACGGACCAATCCCGCCACGGACCATGCGGACCACCCTGCGGACCAGCCGACCGGTCCTGGTCCACAGGAGACAGTCCATGAGGAGCGGACCAGCAACACCGCAGGTCACGCGGCTGCCGATCCAGCACGACCGGCGGACCACGAGCGGGTAGACCACGCTGGCGGACCAGCCGATGAAGCCGGTCACGAGGTCGCGGCCCACGGCTCAACTGCAGACCAGATGCAGGCCCAGGATCACCCGCAGTCCACGGACCACGTCCTGCGGACCGCGGACCAGCCGACGGAATCCGCCCCGGCGGACCAAGACACTGAGGCTCCGGACCAGCGGACCAGCCCCGCCACGGACCACGCGGACCAACCGGCGGACCTAGACGAGGACGACTCCTCCGGTGGTCCGCAGGGCACGCGGACCACGCACCCCGACGGCTCCCCGTCCGCGGCGCAGTCCGACCCGGCGGACCAGGACGACGAAATCCCGTGGGAGGTGAAGGTCGAGGTCGCCCGCAAGGCCGCCCTCGCAGAAGGGCGAATGACCCGCAGGGCCATACGGCCACACCTGCGCAGACACAACATCAAAGTCAGCAACGAGCTGTTCGCCGAGCTGCAGGCCCACCTCTACGAAGACCCGACGCTCGCGCACCTGCCCCGCACACCGAGGAAGACCCGATGA
- a CDS encoding NUDIX domain-containing protein encodes MRPQPRAGRHADTVVRREVTGVAGRPTKTRGCFAFVTTPRHEIVLQLRNHKAGISWPGHWSMPGGGAEADETPLETILRELLEETGIVPDAIEEAAVTAYEKGVRSQ; translated from the coding sequence ATGCGGCCCCAGCCTCGGGCCGGGCGCCACGCGGATACTGTCGTACGAAGAGAGGTCACCGGCGTGGCAGGCCGGCCGACGAAGACCCGCGGGTGTTTTGCGTTCGTCACCACGCCTCGCCATGAGATCGTGCTTCAGCTGCGGAACCACAAGGCCGGCATCAGCTGGCCTGGGCACTGGTCGATGCCCGGCGGCGGAGCGGAGGCGGACGAGACGCCGCTCGAGACGATCCTTCGTGAGCTGCTGGAGGAGACCGGCATCGTGCCGGACGCGATCGAGGAGGCCGCGGTCACCGCGTACGAGAAGGGTGTCCGGTCTCAGTGA
- a CDS encoding DUF317 domain-containing protein gives MPVALDVAQPGFATTVEALRLHSWKLGPGRPMLVIDQFTDADFKLVVDDRADVHVNSKDGKFYLGWFPTGRPGTDGEGWVIAVTGTAKTRGYRVSFDTETPADIVAAAVAQVLATSQPL, from the coding sequence ATGCCTGTGGCCTTGGACGTGGCCCAGCCCGGATTCGCCACCACTGTCGAGGCGCTGCGGCTGCACTCCTGGAAACTCGGTCCCGGCCGACCGATGCTGGTGATCGACCAGTTCACGGACGCCGACTTCAAGCTGGTCGTGGACGACCGCGCCGATGTCCATGTGAACAGCAAGGACGGCAAGTTCTACCTCGGCTGGTTCCCGACGGGCCGTCCCGGCACCGACGGTGAGGGGTGGGTGATCGCGGTCACGGGCACTGCGAAGACCCGCGGGTACCGGGTGTCGTTCGACACCGAGACCCCGGCGGACATCGTCGCCGCCGCCGTGGCCCAGGTCCTGGCCACCTCCCAGCCGCTGTGA
- a CDS encoding relaxase/mobilization nuclease domain-containing protein, with protein sequence MIPRVHDMGTRTIGLLYYLYGPGTHEEHIDPHLVAAWDSLAPDPGRDPNATYGDLQRLLDQPVMALPKSRRPAEHVWHLSVRAAPEDPILTDEQWADIARRMVAATGIAPAGDAAACRWAAVRHADDHIHIIATVVREDGRQARIRQDGKRSQEEARKIEIDYGLRQLNAGDGTAAKRPTSAERHKAEREGRERPAREELRETVRQAAAGVGSETEFFDRLAAAGVLIHKRVAPSGDLLGYKVALPDDRNEDKEPVFYAGSTLAPDLSLPRLRERWSGDNTPHQAGETPPDHGAGSAPSGPATARRSAATAAWQALLVIDQGDDAVVAAQIAAAGEVLDALAKTSAAHTRAQLREAAFAFERATRSHIRAERGHDRALREAARDLVYSGPALGRGEDGATTAMLIDMAFFLVTAAAHWHGKKQHAQQAAAAREAAEHLRAAYQAAAGMPIGVLYQRGRRLSQPLRHKQIAYLRQAVPELAEQVLAEAGWYALAATLADAENAGHDPAALLAEAAERRELDTADSISDVLVWRLRRMADLPADASAMPEPGTTTAARTPRRTAKASTSRTDRPRKPRSF encoded by the coding sequence ATGATCCCCCGAGTCCACGACATGGGTACGCGCACAATCGGCTTGCTGTACTACCTGTACGGGCCCGGCACCCACGAGGAGCACATCGACCCCCATCTCGTCGCCGCCTGGGACAGCCTGGCTCCCGACCCAGGCCGCGACCCCAACGCCACGTACGGCGATCTCCAACGCCTCCTCGACCAACCGGTCATGGCCCTGCCCAAGAGCCGGCGCCCCGCCGAGCACGTGTGGCACCTGTCCGTCCGTGCTGCACCGGAAGACCCCATCCTCACCGACGAGCAGTGGGCGGACATCGCGCGGCGAATGGTCGCCGCCACCGGTATCGCCCCCGCCGGCGACGCCGCCGCGTGCCGCTGGGCCGCCGTGCGCCACGCCGACGACCACATCCACATCATCGCCACCGTCGTACGCGAAGACGGCCGACAAGCCCGCATCCGCCAAGACGGCAAACGCTCCCAGGAGGAAGCACGGAAGATCGAGATCGACTACGGGCTGAGGCAGCTCAACGCCGGTGACGGCACCGCCGCCAAGCGCCCCACCAGCGCCGAACGCCATAAGGCCGAACGCGAGGGCCGCGAGCGCCCCGCCCGTGAGGAGCTGCGCGAGACCGTGCGGCAGGCGGCGGCTGGAGTAGGGAGCGAGACCGAGTTCTTCGACCGGCTGGCCGCGGCCGGCGTGCTGATCCACAAGCGCGTCGCACCGTCCGGCGACCTGCTCGGCTACAAGGTCGCACTCCCCGACGACCGCAACGAGGACAAGGAGCCCGTGTTCTATGCGGGCTCCACCCTCGCCCCGGACCTGTCCCTGCCGCGACTGCGCGAACGCTGGTCCGGTGACAACACCCCCCACCAGGCGGGCGAGACGCCACCGGACCACGGTGCCGGCAGCGCGCCGAGCGGTCCGGCCACGGCGCGGCGCAGCGCGGCCACGGCCGCATGGCAGGCGCTGCTGGTCATCGACCAGGGCGACGACGCGGTGGTGGCCGCGCAAATCGCCGCCGCCGGGGAGGTCCTCGACGCGCTCGCCAAAACCTCCGCCGCCCACACCCGTGCCCAACTGCGCGAGGCGGCCTTCGCGTTCGAGCGGGCCACTCGCTCCCACATCCGAGCTGAGCGCGGGCACGACCGTGCCCTGCGCGAGGCCGCCCGCGACCTCGTCTACAGCGGGCCCGCGCTCGGCCGCGGAGAAGACGGGGCCACCACGGCGATGCTGATCGACATGGCGTTCTTCCTGGTAACCGCCGCAGCCCACTGGCACGGAAAGAAGCAGCACGCCCAACAGGCCGCCGCCGCCCGCGAGGCCGCCGAGCACCTGCGAGCCGCCTACCAGGCCGCCGCCGGCATGCCGATCGGCGTGCTCTACCAGCGGGGCCGGCGCCTGTCCCAGCCCCTGCGGCACAAGCAGATCGCCTACCTACGTCAGGCGGTGCCCGAACTAGCCGAACAGGTCCTGGCCGAGGCCGGCTGGTACGCCCTCGCGGCCACCCTCGCCGACGCCGAGAACGCCGGACACGACCCGGCCGCGCTACTGGCCGAGGCTGCCGAGCGGCGGGAGCTGGACACCGCCGACTCGATCAGCGACGTGCTGGTGTGGCGGCTGCGCCGCATGGCCGACCTGCCGGCCGACGCCTCCGCGATGCCCGAGCCCGGCACCACCACGGCAGCCCGGACCCCCAGGCGCACCGCGAAGGCTTCCACGAGCCGCACGGACCGGCCGCGCAAGCCCCGGTCATTCTGA
- a CDS encoding DUF317 domain-containing protein, which yields MYWVTPRHLAGDDGALAERIGDLLTGMGWRLWPTSRHTLLYVSPDELRGAEWILASYPFELGGLPVAWQLSVRPHATSALTEWNAYFTTGVPHEALADLLIALDAREIPEVGFDEPEAVLATLVAQGWMRDVDRPTTTATDPGFASSMLLEELPPLIQDADPRPDLMGWQAWAEPVLGAPYLWCASFSASVPHDLVAVFAASLASPVPVPRRTLPDGAQERLIVVRRD from the coding sequence GTGTACTGGGTCACCCCTCGCCATCTGGCCGGTGACGACGGCGCTCTCGCCGAGCGGATCGGCGACCTGCTGACCGGTATGGGCTGGCGCCTGTGGCCAACCTCCCGCCACACCCTGCTGTACGTGAGCCCCGACGAGCTGCGCGGCGCCGAATGGATCCTCGCCAGCTACCCCTTCGAACTCGGCGGCTTGCCCGTGGCCTGGCAACTGTCCGTCCGCCCGCACGCAACGAGCGCCCTGACGGAGTGGAACGCCTACTTCACCACCGGCGTCCCGCACGAGGCACTCGCCGACCTCCTCATCGCCCTCGACGCCCGCGAGATACCCGAGGTCGGGTTCGACGAGCCGGAGGCGGTCCTGGCCACGCTCGTCGCCCAGGGCTGGATGAGGGACGTGGACCGGCCCACGACCACCGCCACGGATCCCGGCTTCGCCTCCAGCATGTTGCTGGAGGAACTGCCTCCGCTCATCCAGGACGCCGACCCGCGCCCCGACCTGATGGGCTGGCAGGCATGGGCGGAACCCGTCCTCGGCGCCCCGTACCTGTGGTGCGCCAGCTTCAGCGCCAGCGTCCCGCACGACCTGGTCGCAGTCTTCGCCGCCTCGCTCGCCTCCCCGGTCCCCGTGCCCCGGCGCACCCTGCCAGACGGCGCGCAGGAGCGGCTTATCGTCGTCCGCCGCGACTGA
- a CDS encoding transposase has translation MAIPTHAMTPSPRTITSWIMRPQETLRPSDTARLETARYACPEIAAACDLAREFTDMVRHRHGHLLWDWIHKAELSGPEAIGIFAGSVRQDLPAVTAGLTLSYSSGVVEGHVNRIKTIKRQMYGRASFALLRARVLLQP, from the coding sequence GTGGCGATCCCCACCCACGCAATGACTCCCAGCCCTCGCACCATCACCTCATGGATCATGCGCCCGCAGGAGACACTCCGCCCCTCGGATACCGCACGGCTGGAAACAGCACGGTACGCCTGCCCGGAGATCGCCGCCGCCTGCGACCTCGCACGGGAATTCACGGACATGGTCCGCCACCGTCATGGCCACCTACTGTGGGACTGGATTCACAAAGCCGAGCTGAGCGGCCCCGAGGCCATCGGCATCTTTGCCGGCTCCGTCCGCCAGGATCTCCCCGCCGTCACCGCGGGTCTCACCCTGTCCTACAGCTCCGGCGTCGTCGAAGGCCACGTCAACAGAATCAAAACGATCAAACGGCAAATGTACGGTCGAGCCTCGTTCGCTCTACTCAGAGCTCGCGTCCTCCTTCAGCCGTAG
- a CDS encoding ATP-binding protein, translating into MTRARLADPQPAIGERLRARLEAKLAERGIDPTAPLPDTPEPIPALEAAQERIPVDYRSAVVEHPDIAAWVRTITEAAVEPNAGGLNPHFGTAGRRRIAHGPSLLLWGDTGAGKTHQAYGAIRALTAAGCSVTWHATTAADLYADMRPKAGVDPEHMLRRIVRVPLLLLDDLGAAKGSEWTEEITFRLVNWRCQNRLPTIFTTNLPPVRDRSVPPQQPVLRDKIGDRVLSRLSGMCTPVHFTGPDRRFLRR; encoded by the coding sequence GTGACCCGCGCACGTCTCGCCGACCCGCAGCCCGCCATCGGGGAGCGGCTCCGTGCCCGCCTAGAGGCCAAGCTGGCCGAACGCGGCATCGACCCGACCGCGCCGCTACCGGACACCCCGGAGCCGATCCCGGCCCTGGAAGCCGCCCAGGAGCGCATCCCGGTCGACTACCGCAGCGCCGTGGTCGAGCACCCCGACATCGCCGCCTGGGTGCGCACCATCACCGAGGCAGCCGTCGAGCCGAACGCGGGCGGACTCAACCCGCACTTCGGCACGGCCGGGCGCCGGCGGATCGCCCACGGCCCGTCGCTGCTGCTCTGGGGCGACACCGGGGCCGGCAAAACCCACCAGGCGTACGGCGCGATCCGGGCCCTGACCGCCGCCGGGTGCAGCGTGACCTGGCACGCGACCACCGCCGCCGACCTGTATGCCGACATGCGCCCAAAGGCCGGTGTGGACCCGGAGCACATGCTGCGCCGGATCGTGCGGGTGCCGCTGCTGCTGCTCGACGACCTCGGCGCCGCCAAGGGCTCGGAGTGGACGGAGGAGATCACCTTCCGGCTGGTGAACTGGCGCTGCCAGAACCGCCTGCCGACGATCTTCACCACGAACCTGCCGCCCGTCCGCGACCGCAGCGTGCCCCCGCAGCAGCCGGTCCTTCGCGACAAGATCGGCGACCGCGTCCTGTCCCGCCTGTCCGGCATGTGCACGCCGGTCCACTTCACCGGCCCGGACCGCCGCTTCCTGCGCCGTTGA
- the mobC gene encoding plasmid mobilization relaxosome protein MobC: MNDDEYQLLVRAATVCRMSVASFLAHAALKAARDLDRTAAEIAGEREMVNELFSLRRHLGQIGNNLNQVAKALNSGAEAPQVEAVLSAVHRAAKRVDAFTQHYVDSETSAA, from the coding sequence ATGAACGACGATGAGTACCAACTCCTCGTCCGCGCTGCCACCGTCTGCCGCATGAGCGTCGCCAGCTTCCTCGCCCACGCCGCGCTCAAGGCCGCCCGCGACCTCGACCGCACAGCCGCGGAGATCGCGGGCGAGCGAGAGATGGTGAACGAGCTGTTCAGTCTGCGCCGCCACCTCGGCCAGATCGGCAACAACCTCAATCAGGTGGCCAAGGCCCTGAACTCGGGTGCCGAGGCCCCCCAGGTCGAGGCGGTCCTCTCGGCCGTGCACCGCGCCGCGAAGCGCGTGGACGCCTTCACTCAGCACTACGTGGACAGCGAGACCTCTGCTGCATGA